DNA from Algisphaera agarilytica:
CGACGACCCCGGCGACCCCGACAAGCTGGCCGACGCGATGGCCCGGCTGGCAGATAGTGACTTCCGGACGGCTTGCTCCGCGGCCTGCGAGGGACTGGCGGATCAGCTCAGCATGGCTCAACACGTCGATCAATTGGAAGAGGTCCTCGCGGAGGCTGCTCTGGCGGCCCGAGACTTCTGATCGGCGTCGGATTTCCGATTTGCAACCAGGTGATGCTTTTGGGTATACTGCGTAGCTCGCTACTCCGAACCAGAGAACCGGCCCATGCCCACTATTAACCAACTCGTCCGTAAACCCCGCCGTACGCCCAAGTTCAAGTCGAAGGTCAAGGACCTCGATCAGTGCCCCCAGCGTCGCGGCGTCTGCCTCCAGGTCAAGACCGTGACCCCCAAGAAGCCTAACTCGGCTCTCCGGAAGGTCGCCCGTGTCCGCCTGTCGAACGGCAACGAAGTCACCGCCTACATCGGCGGCGAAGGCCACAACCTCCAGGAGCACAGCATCGTGCTGGTCCGCGGCGGCCGTGTCCGCGACCTCCCCGGTGTGCGTTACCACGTCGTCCGTGGTGCCCTCGACACCCTCGGCGTCGACGGCCGTAAGCGTGGCCGCTCGAAGTACGGCGTCAAGAAGCCCAAGGGCTAAACCCCCGGTCTTCCGGGACCGTCCTTGGTTAGGACAACCGCCGCTTGCGGCGTAGCGAAAGACAACCCAGCGATTTTTCAACCCTCGGCAAGTAATCGCAGACGCAACATCTGCGGTGAACGAGAGAACGCCCCAGCCCGCGACGTAGCGAGCAGGCCGACTCCGAAAGCCGACCCCAGGAGTGCCCAACATGGGACGTGGATTCACCGCCTCAGAAACTCAGCTCAAGCCCGACCCCCGTTACGGCGACAAGACGCTCGCCCGTTTCATCAACTGCCTCATGCTCGACGGCAAGAAGTCCGTCGCCCAGCGTGTG
Protein-coding regions in this window:
- the rpsL gene encoding 30S ribosomal protein S12; its protein translation is MPTINQLVRKPRRTPKFKSKVKDLDQCPQRRGVCLQVKTVTPKKPNSALRKVARVRLSNGNEVTAYIGGEGHNLQEHSIVLVRGGRVRDLPGVRYHVVRGALDTLGVDGRKRGRSKYGVKKPKG